The Neobacillus sp. OS1-2 genome includes a window with the following:
- a CDS encoding alpha/beta hydrolase, whose protein sequence is MPSFQSYFFEKAIKLSVKRTLRKGVKGKGMDEKRQMLDAAARRLGKLPKNCQVTPLEIEGLYAEWITSGLNSQLADKVILYLHGGGYALCSANTHRPLAARIGKAAGVKVLFPEYRLAPEHPFPAAIEDAVTVYRWLLHQGYDPANIIFAGDSAGGGLSIATALVLRDQNEPLPAAIVLLSPWVDLTSSGESYRKNEGLDPYLSLKAVREAVHMYAGKEAPDHPLISPVYADLSGLPPLFIQAGNHEILQSDAETLAAQARKAGVPVRMKIWQGMWHVWQIGGDALPEAKKAIWEIGNFVRNTFEKGRSGS, encoded by the coding sequence ATGCCAAGTTTTCAAAGTTATTTTTTTGAAAAAGCAATAAAGCTTTCGGTGAAGAGGACATTGCGGAAGGGTGTAAAGGGAAAGGGGATGGATGAAAAGCGGCAAATGCTTGATGCTGCCGCAAGGAGACTGGGAAAGCTCCCCAAGAACTGTCAGGTTACACCACTGGAAATCGAGGGATTGTACGCCGAGTGGATTACTTCCGGACTCAACAGCCAATTGGCGGATAAGGTCATTTTATATTTACACGGTGGTGGTTATGCGCTTTGTTCAGCCAATACTCATCGGCCGCTTGCGGCAAGAATTGGCAAGGCAGCTGGCGTGAAGGTGTTGTTCCCGGAGTATCGTCTTGCCCCGGAACATCCATTCCCGGCTGCCATTGAAGATGCCGTTACCGTGTATCGCTGGCTGCTGCATCAGGGTTACGATCCAGCAAATATTATATTTGCCGGTGATTCCGCGGGTGGAGGGTTATCGATTGCAACGGCCTTGGTGTTACGGGATCAGAACGAGCCGCTGCCGGCTGCGATTGTATTGCTCTCACCGTGGGTGGATTTAACCAGCAGTGGGGAAAGCTATCGGAAAAATGAAGGGCTTGATCCCTATTTAAGTTTGAAAGCGGTTAGGGAAGCTGTCCATATGTATGCCGGAAAAGAAGCCCCTGACCACCCGCTTATTTCACCTGTTTACGCTGACCTTTCAGGATTGCCGCCCTTGTTCATCCAGGCTGGCAACCATGAAATTTTGCAAAGTGATGCTGAAACACTGGCAGCTCAGGCCAGGAAAGCAGGTGTCCCAGTCAGGATGAAAATTTGGCAGGGAATGTGGCATGTTTGGCAAATTGGCGGGGATGCCTTACCTGAAGCCAAGAAAGCAATTTGGGAAATCGGGAATTTTGTTCGGAACACCTTTGAAAAGGGAAGGTCTGGAAGCTGA
- a CDS encoding flavodoxin domain-containing protein: MNSLIVYCSSHGTTEKAVGLLCENLEGGVLSVDLKREKTLFDLKDFDRVIIGGSIHAGQIQRKIKKFIQTHHDELLEKEVGLFLVCMRDGETAIEQFNHAFPQDLRKNSVAMGLFGGEFIVSKMNFFERQVVKKVDGVMSDQTKLDIEAIMEFASRLNHVKSFV, from the coding sequence GTGAATAGTTTAATTGTTTATTGCTCATCCCATGGGACTACTGAAAAAGCGGTTGGATTATTATGCGAGAATCTTGAGGGAGGCGTTTTATCAGTCGATTTAAAAAGGGAGAAAACGCTGTTTGATCTAAAGGATTTTGATCGGGTCATCATTGGCGGCTCGATTCACGCCGGGCAGATTCAAAGGAAAATAAAAAAGTTTATCCAAACACATCATGATGAGCTCTTAGAGAAGGAAGTAGGTCTTTTTCTGGTTTGCATGCGTGATGGTGAGACAGCCATTGAACAGTTTAATCATGCCTTTCCCCAGGATTTGCGTAAGAATTCCGTTGCAATGGGCCTGTTCGGCGGAGAATTTATCGTGTCTAAAATGAACTTTTTTGAAAGACAAGTAGTGAAAAAGGTAGACGGGGTCATGTCCGACCAAACAAAATTGGATATAGAAGCCATTATGGAGTTTGCTTCTCGCTTGAATCATGTCAAAAGCTTTGTTTAG
- a CDS encoding helix-turn-helix domain-containing protein yields the protein MEGKWLIADRDLNEREGLKWLLKTSSIPVSAIFLAANYQDFIVRFEKESPDIVLLELDMISKEEWSGFRDLMRIYDPILLLSSAEATFEKARLAIDMQALDLMIKPFSATKVKLAFQKASRRLSTKIQTTGFHLSPSHKDISYEGLFLSQQGATTDQVKIAAFQTESVEMVPTLYSFITEYPFIDSHGIFALSDMVVLLFKETCSNMTEQCQKAMRKWEEEYSDPLAIVVHKGNSSAISLNQKYLQTRKMLEFTYYKGYRQVVELEFSPEWGHMDPFLTPPEQREWVDMLTNLNMEKIKKWLYAEFLHLSDPYPDPGLVRIRLTSILAQVRRFMKTCHLNDDVSYEQEYRTIFNSILYDTVLYRTVQNLILFSQKMFVGAESNMQNVKQDPIEMGLSYMRANFSNSRLRLEDVAQFVDRNPSYFSHLLITKTGSSFTEVLAGIRMKEAKRLLIETRKPIKEISMLTGYQNANYFSRMFKELTGMTPREFRLQKPEWNKSGKRTV from the coding sequence ATGGAAGGTAAATGGCTGATTGCTGATCGCGATTTGAATGAGCGGGAAGGGTTAAAGTGGTTATTAAAAACATCTTCCATTCCGGTCTCGGCTATTTTTTTAGCGGCAAACTATCAAGATTTTATTGTTCGGTTTGAAAAGGAATCCCCTGATATTGTTCTTTTGGAGCTCGACATGATTAGCAAAGAGGAATGGTCTGGCTTTCGTGACCTGATGCGCATTTATGATCCAATCCTCCTTCTTTCAAGTGCGGAAGCTACCTTTGAAAAGGCTCGCTTGGCAATCGATATGCAAGCATTAGATTTAATGATAAAACCTTTTTCTGCAACAAAGGTAAAATTGGCCTTCCAAAAAGCATCCAGAAGATTAAGCACCAAAATTCAGACCACGGGCTTCCACCTTTCGCCATCACATAAAGATATTTCTTATGAAGGATTATTCCTTTCACAGCAGGGAGCAACAACAGACCAGGTTAAAATAGCGGCATTTCAGACTGAAAGTGTTGAAATGGTCCCGACGCTCTATTCTTTTATTACCGAATATCCATTTATAGACAGCCACGGCATTTTCGCGCTAAGCGATATGGTGGTGCTTTTATTCAAGGAAACGTGTAGTAACATGACGGAGCAATGCCAAAAAGCAATGAGAAAGTGGGAGGAAGAGTACTCCGATCCATTGGCAATTGTTGTACATAAAGGGAACTCCTCGGCGATAAGCCTTAATCAGAAATACCTGCAAACGAGGAAAATGCTGGAATTCACCTATTATAAAGGCTACCGGCAAGTTGTTGAATTAGAGTTTTCACCGGAATGGGGGCATATGGATCCTTTTTTAACACCACCTGAACAACGAGAATGGGTCGATATGCTAACAAACCTCAATATGGAAAAAATAAAAAAGTGGCTCTATGCTGAATTTCTTCACTTATCTGATCCCTATCCGGATCCGGGATTAGTCCGAATCCGGTTAACGAGTATATTGGCACAAGTCAGAAGATTTATGAAAACCTGCCATCTCAATGACGATGTAAGTTATGAACAAGAATACCGAACTATTTTTAACTCGATTTTATATGATACGGTTCTGTATCGAACAGTGCAAAACCTCATTTTATTTAGCCAAAAGATGTTTGTCGGTGCCGAAAGTAACATGCAAAACGTGAAACAGGATCCGATTGAAATGGGCCTATCGTATATGAGGGCGAATTTTTCCAATAGTCGACTAAGACTCGAAGATGTTGCTCAATTTGTCGATCGCAATCCCTCCTATTTTAGTCATTTGCTCATTACGAAAACCGGGTCAAGTTTTACCGAGGTGCTGGCCGGGATCCGAATGAAGGAAGCCAAACGATTATTAATCGAAACAAGAAAGCCAATTAAAGAGATTTCCATGTTAACGGGGTACCAAAATGCCAATTATTTTAGTCGAATGTTTAAGGAACTAACTGGAATGACCCCGAGGGAATTTCGCTTGCAAAAACCGGAATGGAATAAAAGTGGCAAGAGGACAGTTTAG
- a CDS encoding nucleotide excision repair endonuclease, with translation MIKIEIPNPDVVITKKRQVGEPVESVLSSVYGFTDYNRIPRDKGGIILFFNANDDLLFVGKARKLRPRVKRHFEDTVSPIKAHRDEVNKIAVIVVDEPMEREIYETYIINTLQAKYNIDKVFYK, from the coding sequence ATGATAAAAATTGAAATACCAAATCCAGATGTTGTGATTACGAAAAAGAGACAAGTAGGGGAACCAGTTGAATCCGTACTAAGCAGTGTATACGGTTTTACCGATTACAATAGAATTCCTCGGGATAAAGGCGGAATTATCTTATTTTTCAATGCCAATGACGATTTACTTTTTGTCGGCAAAGCTAGGAAATTGAGACCACGCGTGAAGCGCCATTTTGAAGATACCGTTTCTCCCATCAAAGCCCATCGCGATGAGGTCAATAAAATTGCGGTAATCGTGGTAGATGAGCCGATGGAAAGAGAAATCTATGAAACCTACATTATAAATACCCTTCAGGCTAAATATAATATCGACAAAGTCTTCTATAAATAA
- the hutU gene encoding urocanate hydratase, which translates to MEANIANKRVITNYKGTELHAKGWIQEAALRMLMNNLDQEVAERPEDLVVYGGIGKAARNWESYDAIVKTLLELEEDETLLIQSGKPVVVWKSHKDAPRVLLANSNLVPAWANWEHFHELDKKGLMMYGQMTAGSWIYIGSQGIVQGTYETFAELARQEYGGTLKHTITLTAGLGGMGGAQPLAVTMNDGVCLAIDVDETRIDRRIETRYLDVKTNDLDEALKLAHEAKVAGKALSIGLLGNAAEVLPAMIEKGFNPDVLTDQTSAHDPLNGYVPVGYSLEAAAELRQADPVKYVELSKQSMAAHVLAMLKMQEKGAVTFDYGNNIRQVAKDEGVENAFDFPGFVPAYIRPLFCEGKGPFRWAALSGDPEDIRKIDEALLREFKDDEHLCKWVRMAQERIAFQGLPARICWLGFGDRARFGKLINDMVASGEVSAPIVIGRDHLDAGSVASPNRETEAMKDGSDAVSDWPILNAMINAVGGASWISLHHGGGVGMGYSQHSGMVIVADGTKDAEVRLQRVLTTDPGMGVVRHADAGYDLAIKTAKEKGINMPMLQQD; encoded by the coding sequence GTGGAAGCGAATATAGCAAATAAGCGAGTTATTACGAATTATAAAGGAACGGAATTACATGCAAAGGGCTGGATTCAAGAGGCTGCACTAAGGATGTTAATGAACAATCTTGATCAGGAGGTTGCGGAAAGACCGGAGGATTTAGTGGTTTATGGCGGAATTGGCAAGGCAGCACGTAACTGGGAGTCCTATGACGCGATTGTGAAAACGCTTTTAGAACTGGAAGAGGATGAAACCCTGTTAATTCAATCAGGTAAACCGGTTGTCGTGTGGAAATCGCATAAGGATGCACCTAGGGTTTTACTAGCAAACTCTAACCTTGTACCAGCATGGGCGAATTGGGAGCATTTCCATGAGCTTGATAAAAAGGGCTTGATGATGTATGGCCAAATGACGGCCGGCAGCTGGATTTATATTGGCAGCCAAGGGATTGTCCAAGGGACGTATGAAACGTTTGCTGAGCTTGCTCGTCAGGAATATGGCGGTACATTAAAACACACCATTACATTAACGGCCGGTCTTGGTGGCATGGGCGGGGCACAGCCATTAGCCGTAACCATGAATGATGGTGTTTGTCTTGCCATTGATGTCGATGAAACCAGAATCGATCGTCGGATTGAAACAAGATACCTCGATGTAAAAACAAATGATCTTGACGAGGCATTGAAATTGGCGCATGAGGCGAAGGTAGCTGGAAAAGCGCTTTCGATTGGTTTACTTGGAAATGCAGCCGAAGTTTTACCCGCGATGATTGAAAAAGGCTTCAACCCGGATGTGTTAACAGACCAAACTTCTGCCCATGATCCGCTTAACGGGTATGTACCTGTTGGTTATTCTTTAGAAGCAGCGGCCGAATTACGTCAGGCAGATCCAGTAAAGTATGTCGAACTTTCCAAACAAAGTATGGCCGCGCATGTTTTGGCAATGTTGAAAATGCAGGAAAAGGGTGCCGTTACATTTGATTACGGTAACAACATCCGTCAGGTGGCAAAGGATGAGGGAGTAGAAAATGCCTTCGATTTCCCTGGATTTGTTCCTGCATATATTCGTCCATTGTTCTGCGAAGGAAAAGGACCGTTCCGCTGGGCAGCACTTTCTGGCGACCCGGAAGATATTCGCAAAATTGATGAGGCATTACTACGAGAATTCAAGGATGATGAGCATCTTTGCAAATGGGTAAGAATGGCACAAGAAAGAATTGCCTTCCAAGGCCTTCCAGCTCGTATTTGCTGGCTTGGGTTTGGCGATCGTGCCCGCTTTGGTAAATTGATTAATGATATGGTTGCTTCTGGTGAGGTTTCTGCTCCAATCGTCATCGGCCGTGACCACTTAGATGCCGGATCTGTAGCGTCACCAAACCGTGAAACAGAAGCCATGAAAGACGGCAGTGATGCTGTATCCGACTGGCCAATTTTGAATGCAATGATCAATGCCGTTGGCGGCGCAAGCTGGATTTCACTTCACCATGGCGGTGGAGTTGGCATGGGGTATTCACAGCACTCCGGTATGGTTATTGTTGCTGATGGGACGAAGGATGCAGAGGTTCGCTTACAGCGCGTATTAACGACAGACCCTGGTATGGGCGTTGTTCGTCATGCAGATGCCGGTTATGACCTAGCGATTAAGACGGCAAAAGAAAAAGGCATCAACATGCCGATGTTGCAACAAGACTAA
- a CDS encoding ectonucleotide pyrophosphatase/phosphodiesterase: MTRLTDHLIIISFDCLSALDYPILTDLPHFQTILKNGTYVENVETIYPSVTYPCHATIVTGNYPNRHGVINNTLLQPGRPSPDWNWYRHCIHGTTLYDEAKQANLTTAALLWPVTGKAGIDYNMPEIFANRPWQNQILVSLMNGTPSFQLDLNKRFGHIRNGLNQPELDDFVLESTVHTIKTKKPNLVMVHFTDLDTQRHYHGFSSTEAVAAIHRHNQRLGRILAALHESGIYENSTVVALGDHSALDENKVINLNVLFYNKKLITTNPKGRVINWQAYCKSCDGSAYIYINDKQDSATIQEVKQLLDSLLDDPTSGIEQVLTGEQAAAKGADGSCAFMLEAKRGYYFLEDMEGEYIQSFSREDAASNKKYTLACHGYSPEKEQYGTIFMAAGKGINQITLPSIRLIDEGPTFARLLGVSLGNTDGRVIEEMLTI; the protein is encoded by the coding sequence ATGACTCGACTTACCGATCATTTAATCATCATTTCTTTTGATTGCCTTTCAGCATTAGACTATCCGATTTTAACAGACTTACCCCACTTTCAAACGATCTTAAAAAATGGCACATATGTGGAAAATGTCGAAACAATCTACCCCTCGGTCACCTATCCCTGTCATGCCACAATTGTGACGGGAAATTATCCAAACCGGCACGGAGTCATTAATAATACCCTCCTGCAGCCTGGAAGACCGTCACCTGATTGGAATTGGTATCGTCATTGCATCCATGGAACGACCCTATACGATGAAGCAAAGCAAGCAAATCTGACCACAGCAGCCCTATTATGGCCGGTTACCGGCAAAGCCGGCATCGACTACAATATGCCGGAAATTTTCGCAAACCGCCCATGGCAAAACCAAATTCTAGTTTCACTTATGAACGGGACACCCAGCTTTCAATTGGATCTCAACAAACGATTCGGGCATATTCGCAATGGCCTGAATCAGCCTGAATTGGACGACTTCGTTTTGGAATCAACCGTCCATACGATTAAAACAAAGAAACCAAATTTGGTTATGGTCCACTTTACTGATTTAGATACCCAGCGCCACTACCATGGCTTTTCATCCACTGAAGCCGTCGCGGCCATTCACCGACATAACCAGCGACTCGGCAGAATCTTGGCCGCTCTCCATGAAAGCGGTATCTATGAAAATTCCACAGTGGTGGCCCTAGGCGATCATAGCGCGCTTGATGAAAATAAAGTGATTAACCTAAATGTCCTTTTCTATAACAAAAAGCTTATCACCACAAACCCTAAAGGGAGAGTAATTAATTGGCAGGCTTATTGTAAAAGTTGTGATGGCTCCGCATATATTTACATTAATGACAAACAAGACTCAGCAACAATTCAGGAAGTGAAACAACTGCTAGATTCATTGCTTGATGATCCAACATCGGGCATTGAACAAGTACTTACAGGCGAACAAGCAGCGGCAAAAGGCGCAGATGGTTCGTGTGCCTTTATGCTTGAAGCTAAACGCGGGTATTACTTTTTAGAAGACATGGAGGGGGAGTATATCCAGTCATTTTCCCGTGAGGACGCAGCATCCAATAAAAAGTATACGTTAGCCTGTCATGGCTACTCACCGGAAAAAGAACAGTATGGCACGATTTTCATGGCGGCTGGCAAAGGCATTAACCAAATCACCCTGCCTTCCATCCGTCTCATTGATGAAGGCCCAACATTCGCCAGGCTTCTGGGTGTCAGCTTAGGAAACACCGATGGAAGAGTTATAGAAGAAATGTTGACGATATAA
- a CDS encoding ATP-grasp domain-containing protein, producing the protein MKIWFNRWFTTVSHYIDMIRDNEDQRKFIIYGTHPNKDALYLQNCDFAYVEPDISGNDYIEFCLDFCRKHQINIFIPRKENVLISKRLADFSAMGVNVLVCPDAVLMETMDNKAAAYQTLANGKPIFSIPDYYVVNNSEDFKKAYASLKEKGHEVCFKPVIGEGANGFRVIKDKIESIPQLFQQGIGYRIPYNYACEILSQQETFPDLMVLEYLEGREYSIDCVSSEDELFAAIPRMKGDGRVRELVESLELIQLAHRFHQEYKLPYIFNIQVKYNNGVPKLLEINPRMSGGMHVSCLSGINLPYLAIKILLGEEVGRQQPRFGIRASHIEKEMILKYGDIS; encoded by the coding sequence ATGAAGATTTGGTTTAATCGATGGTTTACCACGGTTTCGCATTATATAGACATGATTCGTGACAACGAGGACCAGCGAAAATTTATCATTTATGGAACGCATCCAAATAAAGATGCATTGTATTTACAAAATTGTGATTTCGCCTATGTCGAGCCGGATATTTCCGGGAATGACTATATCGAATTTTGCCTGGACTTTTGCAGAAAGCACCAGATCAATATTTTTATCCCTCGGAAAGAAAATGTGTTGATATCGAAACGGCTGGCAGATTTCAGTGCAATGGGTGTGAACGTTCTCGTTTGTCCTGATGCTGTCCTAATGGAAACGATGGACAATAAAGCCGCCGCCTATCAAACCCTTGCAAATGGGAAGCCGATCTTTTCCATCCCCGATTATTATGTGGTAAATAATAGTGAGGATTTTAAAAAGGCTTATGCTTCACTTAAGGAAAAAGGGCATGAAGTTTGTTTCAAACCCGTTATTGGTGAGGGGGCAAATGGTTTTCGGGTAATTAAGGACAAAATTGAATCCATTCCCCAGCTATTCCAACAGGGGATTGGCTATCGAATTCCGTATAACTATGCCTGTGAGATCTTAAGTCAACAGGAAACGTTTCCCGATTTAATGGTGCTCGAGTATTTAGAGGGCAGGGAATATAGTATCGACTGCGTTTCTTCAGAGGATGAATTATTTGCAGCGATTCCCCGAATGAAGGGGGACGGCAGGGTTAGGGAGCTGGTGGAAAGTCTTGAACTCATCCAACTCGCCCACAGATTCCATCAGGAGTATAAATTGCCCTATATATTCAATATCCAGGTGAAATATAACAACGGTGTGCCGAAGCTGCTTGAAATCAATCCGCGCATGAGCGGTGGGATGCATGTTAGCTGTCTTTCTGGCATAAACCTGCCGTATCTGGCAATAAAAATATTATTGGGTGAAGAAGTGGGTAGGCAGCAGCCGCGATTTGGCATTCGCGCTAGTCATATTGAAAAAGAAATGATTTTAAAGTATGGAGATATTAGTTAA
- a CDS encoding agmatinase family protein, translating into MKSFLYPKLNPPSFTWVRPEAADDAVKVHEWIQPLTAEADPEKRKDVDFVVVGVPLSRSSISASGASEFPDAFRRAWKGFTTYNLDEGVDLSSKVAVDVGDVPMHVTDIRRCHDNIIEASAAIQDHFPTSTVCAIGGDHSITAMMVKGMHQASPDEKIGIIQFDTHFDLRDLSDNGPSNGTPMRNLIESGVVKGSDMYNIGLHGFFNTKDLKMYAEEHGVNYITLRKARKKGIEETVLACLAALSEKVDTIYVTVDMDVLDIAYAPGVPASTPGGMTTAELLDGVLAVAKHQKVKAMDIVCLDPQKDSNVQPTVKLGTHVFLTFLTGVMMR; encoded by the coding sequence TTGAAGAGCTTTCTCTATCCTAAACTAAATCCGCCAAGTTTTACTTGGGTTAGACCTGAGGCTGCTGATGACGCGGTTAAGGTCCACGAGTGGATTCAGCCACTAACAGCTGAAGCGGATCCTGAAAAAAGGAAGGATGTCGATTTTGTAGTAGTCGGCGTCCCACTTTCCCGTTCATCGATAAGCGCTTCGGGTGCTTCCGAATTTCCGGATGCCTTTCGCCGTGCCTGGAAGGGGTTTACCACCTATAATTTGGACGAGGGTGTGGATCTATCATCAAAGGTGGCGGTTGATGTTGGCGACGTTCCGATGCATGTTACCGATATTCGCCGCTGTCATGACAATATTATTGAGGCCTCTGCTGCAATCCAAGACCATTTCCCGACTTCAACGGTATGCGCAATTGGCGGTGATCATTCGATTACAGCGATGATGGTGAAAGGAATGCACCAGGCCAGTCCTGACGAAAAAATTGGAATTATCCAGTTTGACACCCATTTTGATTTACGGGATCTGTCGGATAATGGTCCTTCTAACGGGACCCCGATGCGGAATTTGATTGAAAGTGGTGTTGTAAAGGGTTCCGATATGTACAACATCGGTTTGCACGGATTCTTCAATACAAAGGATTTAAAGATGTATGCTGAAGAGCATGGTGTCAATTACATTACACTAAGAAAGGCACGGAAAAAGGGGATTGAGGAAACCGTCCTTGCGTGTTTAGCAGCATTGTCAGAAAAGGTGGATACGATTTATGTGACGGTGGACATGGATGTTCTTGATATTGCCTACGCTCCAGGGGTACCGGCCTCAACGCCGGGGGGCATGACAACAGCAGAACTACTAGACGGGGTACTAGCCGTCGCCAAGCATCAAAAAGTCAAGGCAATGGACATCGTCTGTCTCGACCCACAAAAAGACAGCAACGTGCAGCCAACCGTAAAACTCGGCACACACGTATTTTTAACTTTTCTCACAGGGGTAATGATGAGATAG
- a CDS encoding TerD family protein, whose protein sequence is MAISLSKGQKVDLTKTNPGLSKVVVGLGWDTNRYDGGSDFDLDASIFLLNASGKCESEKDFVFYNQLEGGNGSVVHTGDNRTGEGDGDDEQVKVNLSAVPAQVERISFVITIHDGEARGQNFGQVSNAFCRIVNEETNQEIIRYDLGEDFSIETAIIVGELYRHNGEWKFSAVGSGYQGGLGRIATDFGLNVG, encoded by the coding sequence ATGGCAATTTCATTATCTAAAGGTCAAAAGGTAGACTTAACGAAAACAAATCCCGGGTTATCCAAAGTAGTGGTTGGACTTGGTTGGGATACGAATCGTTATGACGGCGGGAGCGATTTTGATTTGGATGCCAGCATTTTTCTATTGAATGCCAGCGGAAAGTGTGAATCGGAAAAAGATTTTGTTTTCTATAACCAGCTTGAGGGCGGAAATGGTTCCGTAGTACATACAGGTGATAACCGTACGGGTGAAGGCGACGGTGACGATGAGCAAGTGAAAGTTAATTTGTCCGCGGTTCCTGCGCAAGTGGAGAGAATTTCATTTGTGATTACCATTCATGATGGAGAGGCTCGTGGTCAGAACTTTGGACAGGTATCCAATGCCTTCTGCCGGATTGTTAATGAAGAAACAAATCAAGAAATCATTCGGTACGATCTTGGAGAGGATTTCTCCATCGAAACAGCCATCATCGTTGGTGAGCTATATCGCCATAACGGCGAATGGAAATTCTCAGCCGTCGGCTCCGGCTACCAAGGCGGGCTCGGCCGCATTGCTACAGACTTTGGGCTTAACGTAGGCTAA
- the hutI gene encoding imidazolonepropionase, with protein MLALSKVIFIRNANQLVTLQGSSQAPLVKEAMSELGIIENGSVWIEDGVIQAVGTDEELLAKFEGRLSEAEVVDASGKLVTPGLVDPHTHLVFAGSRENEFNMRLQGATYMDIMNAGGGIHATTRATKAASHEELFQASFGRLNQFLRHGVTTVEAKSGYGMEWETELKQLEVAKQLNEKHVIDVVSTFMGAHAVPKEYKENPDEFVRLLVEDMIPKVAELGLADFNDVFCEHGVFTPEQSRVILEAGKRHGLIPKIHADEIEPYEGAELAAEVGAISADHLLKASEKGMRAMAEQGVVGVLLPGTAYFLMAESANGRKMIDLGVPVALSTDCNPGSSPTVSLPFIMNLGCLKMGMTPAEVITATTINAAHALNRGQEIGSLEVGKKGDVTIFNIENYMKLQYSYGVNHTDIVVKNGQVVVRGGHIVEELSLS; from the coding sequence ATGTTGGCATTGAGTAAAGTAATTTTTATCAGAAATGCGAATCAGCTCGTTACGTTGCAGGGGAGTTCACAAGCTCCACTTGTAAAGGAAGCGATGTCTGAGCTTGGCATTATTGAAAATGGCAGTGTGTGGATTGAAGATGGTGTCATTCAAGCGGTGGGTACGGATGAAGAGCTTTTAGCAAAATTCGAAGGTCGTCTTAGTGAAGCAGAAGTGGTAGATGCTAGTGGGAAGCTTGTCACACCAGGTCTCGTTGACCCGCATACCCACTTGGTTTTTGCCGGCAGCAGGGAAAATGAATTTAATATGCGGCTGCAGGGCGCAACGTACATGGACATCATGAATGCGGGCGGCGGCATCCATGCGACAACAAGGGCGACAAAGGCTGCGTCACACGAGGAGCTTTTTCAAGCAAGCTTTGGCCGGTTAAATCAATTCTTGCGCCACGGGGTCACGACAGTGGAGGCAAAAAGCGGTTATGGAATGGAATGGGAAACCGAGCTGAAGCAGCTGGAAGTAGCGAAACAATTGAATGAGAAACATGTGATTGATGTCGTTTCGACCTTCATGGGGGCACATGCAGTACCAAAAGAATATAAGGAAAATCCCGATGAGTTTGTTCGGTTACTTGTAGAAGACATGATTCCAAAGGTGGCGGAGCTCGGACTTGCGGATTTTAACGATGTGTTTTGTGAGCATGGCGTTTTTACACCTGAGCAATCACGGGTGATTCTCGAGGCCGGAAAGCGCCACGGGTTAATTCCAAAGATTCATGCCGATGAGATTGAGCCCTATGAAGGGGCAGAGCTTGCAGCAGAGGTTGGCGCCATTTCTGCTGATCACTTGTTAAAAGCTTCAGAAAAAGGGATGAGGGCGATGGCGGAACAAGGTGTGGTCGGGGTATTACTGCCTGGGACAGCTTACTTTCTAATGGCTGAATCCGCAAATGGCCGGAAAATGATTGACCTTGGGGTACCGGTAGCGCTGTCGACAGATTGCAATCCAGGTTCATCACCGACTGTTTCCTTGCCATTTATTATGAATCTTGGCTGTTTAAAAATGGGAATGACACCTGCAGAGGTAATCACCGCGACTACGATTAATGCAGCACATGCGCTTAATCGCGGCCAGGAGATTGGCAGTTTGGAAGTGGGTAAAAAAGGCGATGTGACGATTTTTAACATCGAGAATTATATGAAGCTGCAATACTCTTATGGGGTGAACCATACGGATATAGTGGTGAAAAATGGTCAGGTGGTTGTTAGAGGAGGTCATATAGTTGAAGAGCTTTCTCTATCCTAA